Below is a window of Bacillota bacterium DNA.
GCATCCGGGGTGAGAGGGTCATTACCACACGGGGAAGCAGGTGACAAAAAACTCCAGGTGGGTGAGATGGTTACAGTAGACTTCGGAGCCGTGTACCAGGGTTACCACTCTGATTTGACCCGTACCTTTGTCTTGGGGACACCGACTTTTAAGCAGCAATTAGTATATGAGACAGTACTAGAGGCTCAAACAAGAGCTATCGCTTGTGCCAGACCTGGAGCGCTTGGTGCTAAAGTGGACCAAGCTGCTCGGGACGCAATTACGGCGGCCGGCTATGGTGATTACTTTGGCCATGCTACCGGTCATGGAGTGGGTTTGGCTATTCATGAGGCACCTCGCTTGTCCGCGCAGTCCACCGATATCTTGTCACCGGGAACGGTGGTTACAGTAGAGCCAGGTATCTATCTGCCTGACTGGGGTGGTGTCCGCACTGAAGACATA
It encodes the following:
- a CDS encoding M24 family metallopeptidase → ASGVRGSLPHGEAGDKKLQVGEMVTVDFGAVYQGYHSDLTRTFVLGTPTFKQQLVYETVLEAQTRAIACARPGALGAKVDQAARDAITAAGYGDYFGHATGHGVGLAIHEAPRLSAQSTDILSPGTVVTVEPGIYLPDWGGVRTEDIILITEQGVEVLSQAPRETFVL